A genomic stretch from Aedes albopictus strain Foshan chromosome 2, AalbF5, whole genome shotgun sequence includes:
- the LOC134288080 gene encoding uncharacterized protein LOC134288080, with product MNVFIIRNLNTEYETPNMKAFTFTGVDYFGPITISIGRRTEKRWGALFTCLVTRAIHLEVALDVSTYSFFLCLMNLQHLRGRVAELYNDNGTNFIGANNELKKIKQRLASKGIDWYFNPPLLPHFGGAWEVMVKETKSLMKFFQGTYREHTLRATFNEIAFIINYRPLTHIALDSEEEEPLTPNHFILGCAGDAELSLNDVSQAEALKQQWKKAQNLTSHIWQRWIKEYLPTQVQRTKWQELQKPIEIGDVVVMADENRKGFHEKGIIIEVRPSKDGQVRSAVVKTYKGIFIRSTVRMAILDVMKNTSKIQEERNNIATNNSNNSSKNNAKKVSRFGMFMSVLLTMLYVNTVNGLKINPIEEDGIIALVYKIQRKS from the coding sequence ATGAACGTTTTTATCATCAGAAATTTGAACACCGAATATGAAACACCGAATATGAAAGCATTTACGTTCACTGGCGTTGATTACTTTGGTCCAATAACAATATCAATAGGGAGAAGGACGGAGAAACGATGGGGAGCGCTTTTCACGTGTTTGGTAACGCGAGCCATCCATTTAGAAGTAGCCTTGGACGTAAGTACTTATTCTTTTTTTCTTTGTCTAATGAATTTGCAACACTTACGCGGAAGAGTTGCTGAATTATATAATGACAACGGTACAAATTTTATTGGTGCTAATAACGAGCTTAAGAAAATAAAACAAAGGTTGGCGTCTAAAGGAATCGATTGGTATTTTAATCCTCCCCTGTTACCACATTTTGGCGGAGCTTGGGAAGTAATGGTTAAAGAAACAAAAAGTTtgatgaaattctttcagggtacATATCGTGAACATACGCTTAGAGCCACGTTCAATGAGATTGCATTTATTATTAACTACAGGCCATTAACGCACATTGCTTTAGATTCTGAGGAGGAAGAACCATTAACTCCGAACCATTTCATTTTAGGATGTGCAGGTGATGCCGAGTTATCTTTGAATGATGTTAGTCAAGCTGAGGCTTTGAAACAACAGTGGAAAAAGGCACAAAACTTGACATCTCACATTTGGCAACGTTGGATTAAAGAATATTTACCAACCCAAGTTCAAAGAACAAAGTGGCAGGAACTTCAGAAACCCATTGAAATCGGTGACGTTGTAGTAATGGCGGATGAAAATCGAAAAGGTTTCCATGAAAAGGGAATTATAATCGAGGTAAGACCGAGCAAAGATGGTCAAGTAAGATCAGCAGTTGTGAAAACTTATAAAGGTATTTTTATTAGATCTACTGTTCGTATGGCGATATTAGATGTTATGAAGAACACCAGCAAAATTCAAGAGGAGCGCAATAATATTGCGACCAATAATTCCAATAATTCAAGTAAAAATAATGCCAAGAAGGTTTCACGGTTTGGAATGTTTATGTCCGTATTATTGACTATGTTATACGTTAACACGGTGAATGGATTAAAAATTAATCCTATTGAGGAGGATGGAATAatagcactagtttacaaaatacaacgaaagtcgtga